In Streptococcus parasuis, the following proteins share a genomic window:
- a CDS encoding heavy metal translocating P-type ATPase, whose protein sequence is MKLVTLFKNNIHILTTSLCLLFILIGVLLLQIDLEPFAAPAFILAFLIGGYQSAKDGLSELIFDKHLSVDVLMILAAIGSGIIGYWMEGALLIFIFSLSNTLEELAMEKSRNAIASLMNMTPPTARKIEENGDITVLETADIHIGDFLQVRKGDTVPLDGRLMSDQSIFDESMITGEPLPAEKLMGATVIGGTINQGPTVTIQVTAEKGDALFDKIVQMVENAQESKSKAATFIENMEDTYVKVVLVAVPIFILFVHFALGWDWLNSFYRGMILLTIASPCALVASSSPATLSAISRAARKGMIIKGGDIADNIANLEAIVFDKTGTLTIGKPEVVGATYLGDEKLINEIVQAVEKQSSHPIAQALQNYTVDSSAIVLQNLKDLTGKGLEAEYEGNRWKIGKSGFVVETLVKPLSTDLIADIDQAEGTGKTLVYVSQNNQLMAIFFIEDRVKPETKTLISQLKDMGVTPILLTGDQEKTARYVASQVGIERVIANCLPTDKASIIQELQKEFSSVGMVGDGINDAPALAQANVSYAMGSGTDIAMESADIVLMEDLTRIPYSVRLSKKMRGIIKQNIIFALSVIAVLIISNLFQSINLPLGVVGHEGSTILVILNGLRLLYFK, encoded by the coding sequence ATGAAACTAGTAACCCTTTTTAAAAACAATATACATATTCTAACGACCAGTCTTTGCCTACTCTTTATTTTGATTGGTGTCTTGTTACTTCAGATTGATCTAGAACCATTTGCTGCACCAGCATTCATTCTAGCTTTTCTAATTGGTGGGTATCAGTCCGCCAAAGATGGTCTTTCTGAACTTATTTTTGATAAACATTTATCAGTTGATGTTCTGATGATTTTAGCTGCTATTGGATCTGGTATTATTGGTTACTGGATGGAGGGGGCACTTCTCATCTTTATCTTCTCTCTTTCAAATACTTTGGAAGAATTGGCGATGGAAAAAAGTAGAAATGCCATCGCTTCACTGATGAACATGACACCACCCACAGCTCGTAAAATCGAAGAAAATGGGGACATTACAGTTTTAGAAACAGCAGATATTCACATCGGTGATTTCTTACAGGTTCGTAAAGGGGACACTGTTCCCTTGGACGGACGGTTGATGAGCGATCAATCTATTTTTGATGAGTCAATGATCACTGGTGAGCCTTTGCCTGCTGAAAAATTGATGGGCGCCACAGTTATCGGCGGAACCATTAACCAAGGTCCAACTGTAACCATTCAAGTAACAGCTGAAAAAGGTGATGCTTTGTTTGACAAAATTGTTCAGATGGTTGAAAATGCACAGGAATCAAAGTCCAAAGCGGCTACCTTCATTGAAAATATGGAAGATACCTATGTCAAAGTTGTACTCGTAGCAGTTCCCATTTTTATTCTCTTTGTACACTTTGCATTAGGATGGGACTGGTTGAACTCCTTCTATCGTGGTATGATTCTGTTAACCATTGCATCCCCATGTGCACTAGTCGCTAGCTCTTCACCTGCGACACTTTCTGCCATCAGTCGTGCGGCGCGCAAGGGCATGATTATCAAAGGCGGTGATATTGCGGATAACATTGCCAACTTAGAAGCTATTGTTTTCGATAAAACAGGTACATTAACCATTGGGAAACCAGAAGTTGTCGGGGCAACCTATCTTGGCGATGAAAAGCTAATCAATGAAATTGTTCAAGCAGTTGAAAAACAATCTAGCCATCCTATCGCTCAAGCTCTTCAGAATTATACTGTTGACAGCTCTGCTATTGTCCTCCAAAACCTTAAAGACCTAACTGGTAAAGGTTTGGAAGCCGAGTACGAGGGAAATCGCTGGAAAATCGGTAAATCTGGATTTGTAGTAGAAACGCTGGTCAAACCACTTTCTACTGACTTGATTGCAGACATTGATCAAGCAGAAGGCACGGGTAAAACGTTGGTCTATGTCAGCCAAAACAATCAACTAATGGCTATCTTTTTCATTGAGGATCGTGTAAAACCAGAGACTAAAACCCTGATAAGTCAATTGAAGGACATGGGAGTAACACCTATACTCCTAACTGGGGATCAAGAAAAGACAGCCCGATATGTAGCTAGTCAAGTCGGTATCGAACGCGTCATTGCCAATTGCCTACCAACCGATAAGGCCTCAATCATCCAAGAGTTGCAAAAAGAGTTTTCTTCCGTTGGTATGGTTGGAGATGGGATTAACGATGCCCCAGCTCTTGCTCAAGCTAATGTCAGCTACGCTATGGGAAGCGGTACAGATATTGCGATGGAATCAGCGGATATCGTACTCATGGAAGACCTGACGAGAATTCCGTATTCTGTCCGCCTATCTAAAAAAATGCGTGGAATTATCAAACAAAATATCATTTTTGCCCTCTCAGTCATCGCAGTTCTCATCATCTCTAACCTCTTCCAATCAATTAATCTCCCACTCGGAGTGGTTGGTCATGAAGGCTCCACAATTCTTGTGATTTTGAATGGACTAAGACTCCTATATTTTAAATAG
- a CDS encoding helix-turn-helix domain-containing protein — protein sequence MEMIRVNLDKVLKDRQMTSKDLAEQVGITEANLSILKTGKAKGIRFNTLMSICRILDCQPGDILEYVNEGE from the coding sequence ATGGAAATGATTCGCGTAAACTTAGACAAGGTCCTCAAAGATCGGCAAATGACTTCCAAGGACCTAGCAGAGCAAGTCGGCATCACCGAAGCCAACCTGTCCATTCTCAAGACAGGCAAGGCAAAAGGTATTCGTTTTAATACCTTGATGAGCATCTGCCGCATCCTAGATTGCCAACCAGGAGATATTTTGGAATATGTGAATGAGGGGGAATAG
- a CDS encoding DUF2975 domain-containing protein codes for MNKKIFFNIVIQLLTFIRYGLIALTGLIMLALLILLIGGKPIQNSLQLDVPLPIIVIILIISILLVACFIYMATILKKLLINFQTGTIFSTENVVYTKIILGTLIVWTSIQFASAFFLSYLDLKNVSDLYDFSLSDYFINGVLIIIALLAKIVLEKGVLLQAENDEII; via the coding sequence ATGAACAAAAAGATATTTTTCAACATCGTCATACAGTTGCTAACGTTTATTCGTTATGGATTGATTGCCTTAACGGGACTGATAATGTTGGCACTTCTTATTCTACTTATAGGCGGGAAACCTATTCAAAATAGTCTACAATTAGATGTCCCCTTGCCTATCATTGTTATTATTCTAATCATAAGTATCCTATTGGTAGCCTGCTTTATCTACATGGCCACCATACTCAAAAAATTGCTCATCAACTTTCAAACAGGAACTATTTTCTCAACTGAAAATGTGGTCTATACAAAGATAATTTTAGGAACCTTAATCGTATGGACGAGCATACAATTTGCAAGTGCTTTTTTCCTATCTTACCTAGATTTAAAGAATGTAAGTGATCTATATGATTTTTCACTTAGTGACTACTTCATAAATGGTGTGCTGATTATTATTGCACTACTAGCAAAGATAGTGTTGGAAAAAGGTGTGCTTTTACAAGCTGAAAATGATGAAATTATATAA
- a CDS encoding amino acid ABC transporter permease, whose amino-acid sequence MNINWQAVFNAEIAWEAIPQILEGLPYTLSLSLIGFALGTFCGFFVALLRMSKITPLRWLAMLHISLMRGIPLMVLLFFIYFGLPFMGLQLDAISASIIAFTSMSSAYISEIIRASLSAIDKGQWEAAKSLGLRTNVIYRKIIIPQAFRIALPPLSNVLLDMVKSTSLTAMITVPEIFNKAKIVGGAKSDYMTVYICVALIYWLICTLYAVGQVHLEKRLATY is encoded by the coding sequence ATGAATATCAATTGGCAGGCAGTATTTAATGCAGAAATTGCGTGGGAAGCAATCCCGCAGATTCTGGAAGGCTTACCTTATACACTCTCCTTGTCATTGATTGGATTTGCATTAGGGACTTTTTGTGGCTTTTTCGTCGCATTGTTACGAATGTCCAAGATTACCCCATTACGCTGGTTAGCGATGCTGCATATCTCACTCATGCGTGGTATCCCACTTATGGTTCTTCTCTTCTTCATTTACTTTGGTCTCCCATTTATGGGACTACAATTGGATGCAATTTCTGCCTCTATCATTGCCTTTACCTCAATGTCTAGTGCCTATATTTCTGAAATTATTCGTGCATCTCTTTCAGCAATAGATAAAGGACAATGGGAGGCAGCGAAGTCGCTTGGCTTGAGAACAAATGTGATTTACCGAAAAATCATCATTCCTCAAGCCTTTCGGATTGCTCTTCCACCTCTAAGTAATGTTTTATTAGACATGGTGAAGAGTACTTCCCTAACTGCTATGATTACGGTTCCGGAGATTTTCAATAAGGCAAAAATTGTCGGAGGAGCCAAGTCTGATTATATGACAGTCTATATCTGTGTGGCTCTTATCTACTGGCTTATTTGTACCCTCTATGCGGTTGGGCAAGTTCATTTAGAAAAACGCTTGGCGACTTATTAA
- a CDS encoding transporter substrate-binding domain-containing protein has translation MLKKILVSALLVSALALSACSSSSSSTNSSSAEQTQWEKVQEAGVLKVATPGTLFPTSYYNDNKELVGYEIDMINEIGKRLDLEIEYQEIGVAEAFTAVDSGKVDISVNNFDMTEARKEKYNFSIPYKYSVGGYIVREDGSSGIEAADLSDWAGKKAGGGAGTQYMKIAEKQGAEPVIYDNVTNDVYLRDVSTGRTDFIPNDYFTQVMAIQWVKLNFPDIKVKMGDAQYNPTEQGIVMSKSDDSLKEKLDETIEAMKADGTLKAISEKYYGGQDLTVPVENADELPVIDVE, from the coding sequence ATGTTGAAAAAAATTTTGGTCTCAGCGCTTCTGGTTTCTGCTCTGGCATTGTCAGCATGCTCTAGTAGTAGTTCGAGTACAAATAGTTCCTCTGCTGAACAAACGCAGTGGGAAAAGGTGCAAGAAGCCGGTGTTTTGAAAGTAGCAACACCAGGTACTTTGTTCCCAACATCATACTATAATGATAATAAGGAACTAGTTGGTTATGAAATTGACATGATCAACGAAATTGGTAAGCGATTGGATCTTGAAATCGAATATCAAGAAATTGGTGTAGCAGAAGCATTCACTGCTGTAGATAGTGGCAAGGTTGATATTTCTGTGAATAACTTTGATATGACAGAAGCTCGTAAGGAAAAGTACAACTTTTCTATCCCTTACAAGTATTCAGTTGGCGGCTACATCGTTCGTGAAGATGGATCTTCTGGTATTGAAGCTGCAGACTTAAGTGACTGGGCTGGTAAAAAAGCAGGTGGTGGAGCTGGTACTCAGTATATGAAAATTGCTGAAAAACAAGGTGCGGAGCCAGTTATTTATGACAATGTGACAAATGATGTGTATCTCCGCGATGTATCGACAGGTCGTACAGATTTTATTCCAAATGACTACTTCACTCAGGTTATGGCGATTCAATGGGTGAAATTGAACTTCCCGGACATTAAAGTGAAAATGGGAGATGCCCAATACAACCCTACAGAACAAGGGATTGTGATGAGCAAATCCGATGATAGTTTGAAAGAAAAACTGGATGAAACCATAGAGGCTATGAAAGCAGATGGGACCTTAAAAGCTATCTCTGAGAAATACTATGGTGGTCAAGACTTGACAGTGCCAGTTGAAAATGCGGATGAATTGCCAGTTATCGATGTAGAGTAA
- a CDS encoding amidase, protein MEFKDATAMSQAIREKRISSRELVEDAIQTIEKLNPLYNAVVSKQYETALAEADSLDRHGGEDKPFLGVPLLLKDLGQNESGQPSTSGSRLFKASIASQTDYFVQALKNMGFLILGRTNTPEFGFKNISDSSLHGPVRLPLDRTRNAGGSSGGAAAAVASGMVPIAAASDGGGSIRIPASFNGLIGLKPSRGRVPVGPSSYRGWQGASSNFALTKSIRDTKRLLFHLQTYQVEAPFPLAPLVKDSLFCPMTKPIKIAFSLQAPIGTLVSNDAKNAVIQLLPQLEALGYEVEELKTPILDGIEVMKAYYLMNSVETAQMFDDIEAFIGRPMTVEDMEPMTWAIYQSGQTIPAKLYSKVLQDWDQYSAKMATFHESYDLLLTPTVADIAPTLEQFISSDQMVNRLLHSQELSMSEQQQLIWDMFEDSLAWTPFTQHANITGQPSISLPTYYAKNGLPIGVQLTAAKGREDILLQVAETLEVSKCWEM, encoded by the coding sequence ATGGAATTTAAAGATGCGACAGCCATGTCCCAAGCAATCAGAGAAAAACGAATTTCTTCAAGAGAATTAGTTGAGGATGCTATCCAAACCATTGAGAAATTGAATCCTCTTTATAATGCGGTTGTCTCAAAACAGTATGAAACTGCCTTAGCTGAAGCAGATAGCCTTGATCGTCATGGTGGTGAAGATAAACCATTCTTGGGTGTTCCTCTCCTATTGAAGGATTTGGGGCAAAATGAAAGTGGTCAACCTTCTACATCTGGATCTCGCTTGTTTAAAGCTAGCATTGCTAGCCAAACAGATTATTTTGTACAAGCCCTTAAAAATATGGGTTTCCTTATCTTGGGGCGCACAAATACACCTGAATTTGGTTTTAAAAATATTTCTGATTCAAGTCTTCATGGACCTGTACGGTTACCACTTGATAGGACACGAAATGCAGGAGGGTCTAGTGGTGGTGCAGCGGCAGCAGTTGCTTCAGGAATGGTCCCAATTGCGGCAGCTTCTGATGGAGGAGGCTCCATTCGTATTCCAGCTTCATTTAATGGCTTGATTGGGCTCAAACCAAGTAGAGGACGAGTTCCTGTAGGACCTTCTTCCTATCGTGGTTGGCAGGGAGCTTCCAGCAATTTTGCTTTGACCAAATCCATAAGAGATACCAAGCGTCTTCTTTTTCACTTACAAACCTATCAGGTTGAGGCTCCCTTTCCACTTGCTCCCTTAGTCAAAGATTCCCTGTTTTGTCCGATGACAAAGCCGATTAAAATCGCTTTTAGCCTTCAAGCTCCAATTGGAACGTTAGTTTCAAATGATGCAAAAAATGCTGTTATCCAGCTTTTACCACAGTTAGAGGCACTTGGATACGAGGTGGAAGAGCTAAAAACACCAATTTTAGATGGCATTGAGGTGATGAAAGCCTATTATCTCATGAATAGCGTGGAGACTGCCCAAATGTTTGACGATATTGAAGCATTTATCGGACGGCCTATGACGGTGGAGGATATGGAACCAATGACATGGGCTATCTATCAAAGTGGACAAACTATTCCAGCTAAACTTTACTCCAAAGTCTTGCAAGATTGGGACCAATACAGTGCAAAAATGGCAACTTTTCATGAATCCTATGATCTATTGTTGACACCAACAGTAGCAGATATTGCACCAACCTTAGAGCAATTTATTTCCTCAGATCAGATGGTAAATCGCTTATTGCATTCGCAAGAATTATCAATGTCGGAACAACAACAGTTAATTTGGGACATGTTCGAGGATAGTTTAGCTTGGACACCGTTTACCCAACACGCCAATATTACAGGTCAACCCTCAATCAGTTTACCAACCTACTACGCTAAAAATGGGCTACCAATAGGTGTTCAATTGACAGCTGCAAAAGGAAGAGAAGATATCTTACTTCAAGTGGCTGAAACTCTGGAGGTCTCAAAGTGTTGGGAAATGTAA
- the dnaJ gene encoding molecular chaperone DnaJ, with amino-acid sequence MNNTEFYDRLGVSKDASQDEIKKAYRKLSKKYHPDINKDPGAEDKYKEVQEAYETLSDPQKRAAYDQYGPAGANGGFGGGAGGFGGFDGAGFGGFEDIFSSFFGGGGASRNPNAPRQGDDLQYAVNLKFEEAIFGVEREVSYNREATCRTCSGSGAKPGTSPVTCGRCHGSGVINVDTQTPLGTMRRQMTCDVCHGRGKQIKDPCTTCHGTGHEKQAHTVTVKVPAGVESGQRIRLAGQGEAGFNGGPYGDLYVVIQVQASDKFEREGTTIHYKLNLNFVQAALGDTVHVPTVHGDVDMVIPEGTQTGKTFRLKGKGAPSIRGGAMGDQYVTVNVVTPTGLNDRQKAALKEFATAGNIDVKPQKKGFFDKVKDAFDDL; translated from the coding sequence ATGAATAATACTGAATTTTACGATCGTCTGGGGGTTTCTAAGGATGCTTCTCAGGACGAGATAAAAAAAGCATATCGGAAGCTTTCAAAAAAATACCATCCAGACATTAATAAGGATCCGGGTGCGGAGGATAAATATAAGGAAGTTCAAGAGGCTTATGAAACTTTGAGCGATCCTCAAAAACGGGCTGCCTATGATCAATATGGTCCTGCAGGAGCCAATGGTGGCTTCGGTGGTGGAGCAGGTGGTTTTGGTGGATTTGATGGAGCTGGTTTCGGCGGTTTTGAAGATATCTTCTCAAGCTTCTTTGGTGGAGGCGGTGCAAGCCGTAATCCTAATGCACCTCGTCAAGGGGATGATTTGCAGTATGCAGTCAACTTGAAATTTGAAGAAGCGATTTTTGGTGTGGAACGAGAAGTTTCCTACAATCGTGAAGCAACCTGCCGGACCTGTTCAGGTTCTGGTGCAAAACCAGGAACTAGTCCAGTAACCTGTGGTCGCTGTCATGGTTCTGGTGTCATTAATGTGGATACACAAACACCTCTTGGAACCATGCGTCGCCAAATGACTTGTGATGTCTGTCACGGTCGTGGGAAACAAATCAAAGACCCATGTACAACTTGTCATGGTACTGGTCATGAAAAACAAGCTCATACAGTAACAGTTAAAGTCCCTGCGGGTGTTGAATCAGGTCAACGTATTCGCTTAGCAGGTCAAGGGGAAGCTGGTTTTAATGGCGGTCCTTATGGAGATCTTTATGTCGTTATCCAGGTTCAAGCCTCAGACAAGTTTGAGCGTGAGGGAACAACGATTCACTATAAATTGAATCTGAACTTTGTTCAGGCAGCTTTAGGTGACACTGTTCATGTACCAACTGTTCACGGTGATGTGGACATGGTTATTCCAGAAGGTACCCAGACTGGTAAAACATTCCGTCTAAAAGGAAAAGGTGCGCCTAGCATTCGTGGTGGAGCGATGGGCGATCAGTATGTTACTGTCAATGTTGTGACTCCGACAGGATTAAACGATCGTCAAAAAGCTGCTCTAAAAGAATTCGCTACAGCTGGGAATATTGATGTAAAACCACAGAAAAAAGGCTTCTTTGATAAAGTAAAAGATGCATTTGATGACTTATAA
- the dnaK gene encoding molecular chaperone DnaK, giving the protein MSKIIGIDLGTTNSAVAVLEGTESKIIANPEGNRTTPSVVSFKNGEIIVGDAAKRQAVTNPDTIISIKSKMGTSEKVSANGKEYTPQEISAMILQYLKGYAEEYLGEKVTKAVITVPAYFNDAQRQATKDAGKIAGLEVERIVNEPTAAALAYGLDKTDKDEKILVFDLGGGTFDVSILELGDGVFDVLATAGDNKLGGDDFDQKIIDHMVAEFKKENGIDLSADKMALQRLKDAAEKAKKDLSGVTSTQISLPFITAGAAGPLHLEMTLTRAKFDELTYDLVERTKVPVRQALSDAGLSLSEIDEVILVGGSTRIPAVVEAVKAETGKEPNKSVNPDEVVAMGAAIQGGVITGDVKDVVLLDVTPLSLGIETMGGVFTKLIDRNTTIPTSKSQVFSTAADNQPAVDIHVLQGERPMAADNKTLGRFQLTDIPAAPRGIPQIEVTFDIDKNGIVSVKAKDLGTQKEQTIVIQSNSGLTDEEIDRMMKDAEANAEADKKRKEEVDLRNDVDQAIFATEKTLKETEGKGFDAERDQAQAALDELKAAQEANNLDDMKAKLENLNEKAQALAVKLYEQAAAAQQAAAGQEGAQTANNAGDDVVDGEFTEK; this is encoded by the coding sequence ATGTCTAAAATTATCGGTATTGACTTAGGTACAACAAACTCAGCAGTTGCAGTTCTTGAAGGAACTGAATCAAAAATCATCGCAAACCCAGAAGGAAACCGCACAACTCCGTCTGTTGTGTCTTTCAAAAATGGTGAAATCATCGTTGGTGATGCGGCAAAACGCCAAGCGGTAACCAACCCAGATACCATCATCTCTATCAAATCAAAAATGGGAACTTCTGAAAAAGTTTCAGCAAACGGCAAAGAATACACACCACAAGAAATTTCAGCTATGATCCTTCAATATTTGAAAGGCTACGCTGAAGAATACCTTGGTGAAAAAGTAACTAAAGCCGTTATCACTGTTCCAGCTTACTTCAACGATGCTCAACGTCAAGCAACAAAAGACGCTGGTAAAATCGCTGGTCTTGAAGTAGAACGTATCGTCAACGAACCAACTGCAGCAGCCCTTGCTTATGGTTTGGATAAGACTGACAAAGACGAGAAAATCTTGGTATTCGACCTTGGTGGTGGTACATTCGACGTGTCTATCCTTGAACTCGGTGACGGTGTCTTTGACGTACTTGCTACAGCAGGTGATAACAAACTTGGCGGTGATGATTTCGACCAAAAGATTATCGACCACATGGTAGCAGAATTCAAGAAAGAAAATGGCATCGACTTGTCAGCTGACAAAATGGCTCTTCAACGTTTGAAAGATGCGGCTGAAAAAGCTAAGAAAGACCTTTCAGGTGTAACATCAACTCAAATCAGCTTGCCGTTCATCACTGCAGGTGCAGCTGGTCCGCTTCACTTGGAAATGACATTGACTCGTGCGAAATTTGATGAATTGACTTATGACCTTGTAGAACGTACAAAAGTTCCTGTTCGTCAAGCCCTTTCAGATGCAGGCCTTAGCTTGTCAGAAATTGACGAAGTAATCCTTGTCGGTGGTTCAACTCGTATCCCAGCTGTTGTAGAAGCTGTTAAAGCTGAAACAGGTAAAGAGCCAAACAAATCAGTAAACCCTGACGAAGTCGTTGCTATGGGTGCGGCTATCCAAGGTGGTGTTATTACTGGTGATGTGAAAGACGTTGTCCTTCTTGACGTAACACCATTATCACTTGGTATTGAAACAATGGGTGGCGTATTTACAAAACTCATCGACCGTAATACAACTATCCCAACTTCTAAATCACAAGTCTTCTCAACTGCTGCAGACAACCAGCCAGCTGTTGACATCCACGTACTTCAAGGTGAGCGTCCTATGGCAGCGGACAACAAGACTCTTGGTCGCTTCCAATTGACTGACATCCCTGCAGCACCTCGTGGTATTCCACAAATCGAAGTAACATTTGATATCGACAAGAACGGTATCGTTTCTGTAAAAGCTAAAGACCTTGGTACACAAAAAGAACAAACCATCGTTATCCAGTCTAACTCAGGTTTGACAGATGAAGAAATCGACCGCATGATGAAAGATGCAGAAGCAAACGCTGAAGCAGATAAGAAACGTAAGGAAGAAGTGGATCTTCGTAACGATGTTGACCAAGCAATCTTTGCGACTGAGAAAACTCTTAAAGAAACTGAAGGCAAAGGCTTTGACGCAGAACGCGACCAAGCCCAAGCAGCTCTTGATGAGTTGAAAGCAGCTCAAGAAGCTAACAACTTGGACGACATGAAGGCTAAACTTGAAAACCTCAACGAAAAAGCTCAAGCTCTTGCAGTGAAACTCTACGAGCAAGCTGCAGCAGCACAACAAGCAGCCGCAGGCCAAGAAGGTGCCCAAACAGCTAATAACGCAGGCGATGATGTCGTAGACGGCGAGTTTACTGAAAAATAA
- the grpE gene encoding nucleotide exchange factor GrpE yields MSEEIKNEEIVEEVETTEEVVEAPEKSELDLANERAEEFENKYLRAHAEMQNIQRRANEERQTIQRYRSQDLAKKILPSLDNLERALQVEGLTDDVKKGLEMVQESLIQALKEEGVEEVATDVFDPNLHMAIQTVPATDDCPAERIAQVFQKGYKLHERLLRPAMVVVSE; encoded by the coding sequence TTGTCAGAAGAAATCAAAAATGAAGAAATTGTTGAGGAGGTGGAAACAACAGAAGAAGTTGTCGAAGCTCCTGAAAAATCAGAATTGGACTTGGCAAACGAGCGTGCAGAGGAATTTGAAAACAAGTACCTCCGTGCCCATGCTGAAATGCAAAACATCCAACGTCGTGCCAACGAGGAACGCCAAACCATTCAACGTTACCGTTCGCAAGATTTAGCTAAGAAAATCTTGCCAAGTTTGGATAACTTGGAACGCGCGCTTCAAGTCGAAGGATTGACTGATGATGTCAAAAAAGGCTTGGAAATGGTGCAGGAAAGCTTGATTCAAGCCCTTAAAGAAGAAGGGGTGGAAGAAGTCGCTACAGATGTCTTTGACCCAAATCTTCACATGGCCATTCAAACAGTCCCAGCTACAGACGACTGCCCAGCAGAACGCATCGCACAAGTCTTCCAAAAAGGCTACAAGTTGCATGAACGTCTGTTGAGACCGGCTATGGTGGTGGTGTCAGAATAA
- the hrcA gene encoding heat-inducible transcriptional repressor HrcA, whose amino-acid sequence MITQRQNDILNLIVELFTRYHEPVGSKALQEMISSSSATIRNDMAKLEQLGLLEKAHTSSGRIPSRAGFQYFVNHSLNLEYIDEEDVYQVVKAFDFEAFKLEDILERASQVLADLTEYTSVILDVEPTSQQLTSFDIVQLSNHDALAVLTLDQSKPVTVQFAIPKNFLSRDLEVLKRLVDERFVGQTVLSIHYKLRTEIPQVVQRYFTTTDNVLDLMDYIFSNLFQETVFISGKVASLTYGNLATYQLLDSPQLLAPELRQGLAPNQQSSIVIAEHRDPALADITVIHHRFPIPYRGMAQMSLLGPVDMDYRRQMSLINIISRVLFMKLTDYYRYLSSNHYEVN is encoded by the coding sequence ATGATTACCCAACGTCAAAATGACATTTTAAACTTGATTGTTGAATTGTTTACGCGCTATCATGAGCCCGTTGGTTCTAAAGCTCTGCAGGAGATGATTTCTTCTAGCTCAGCAACGATTCGAAATGATATGGCTAAGTTAGAGCAATTAGGCCTTTTGGAAAAAGCACACACGTCTAGTGGACGGATACCGAGTCGAGCTGGTTTTCAATATTTTGTAAATCATTCACTGAATTTAGAGTATATTGATGAGGAAGATGTCTATCAGGTAGTTAAGGCTTTCGATTTTGAAGCTTTTAAACTAGAAGATATATTGGAGCGGGCCAGTCAGGTTTTAGCAGATTTGACAGAATACACATCAGTTATTTTAGATGTGGAGCCGACCAGTCAACAGTTGACTTCCTTTGATATAGTACAGCTAAGTAATCACGATGCTTTGGCAGTTTTGACACTAGATCAGTCCAAGCCAGTCACTGTCCAATTTGCGATTCCGAAGAACTTTTTATCAAGGGATTTGGAAGTACTAAAACGCCTAGTTGATGAACGATTTGTTGGACAGACAGTTCTGTCTATTCACTATAAATTGCGGACGGAAATACCTCAAGTGGTACAGCGATACTTTACTACAACGGACAATGTCTTAGATTTGATGGATTACATTTTTTCAAACTTATTTCAAGAAACAGTCTTTATTAGTGGCAAAGTTGCTTCGCTAACTTATGGAAATCTTGCTACCTACCAATTATTGGATAGCCCACAACTTCTGGCGCCAGAACTACGACAAGGATTGGCACCGAATCAGCAGTCCAGCATTGTGATAGCCGAGCACAGAGATCCAGCTCTTGCAGACATAACGGTGATTCATCATCGCTTTCCTATCCCCTATCGGGGTATGGCTCAGATGAGTTTGCTTGGTCCTGTTGACATGGACTATCGTAGGCAGATGAGCCTAATCAACATCATCAGCCGCGTCCTATTTATGAAATTAACTGATTACTACAGATATTTGAGTAGTAATCATTATGAAGTTAATTAA
- a CDS encoding DUF2812 domain-containing protein — METKTECKVFFITDFNQQAQYLTEMHRKGWRLTKIRWNFFYHFEKCEPEDVAYQVDFKERKNKDRESYLRMYEDYGWEFVTSCQSFVIFRKAAVKGDLEIYGDRESKLVFVKTIIQRRFLLSLGLYFILIGMNLNEHNDVFTLVLSAIYIPLVLLIGYRFYRLVKNN; from the coding sequence ATGGAGACTAAGACAGAGTGTAAAGTATTTTTTATCACGGATTTCAATCAGCAGGCGCAGTATCTGACTGAAATGCATCGGAAAGGGTGGAGGCTAACTAAAATTCGTTGGAACTTCTTTTATCATTTTGAAAAATGTGAGCCAGAAGATGTCGCCTACCAAGTTGATTTTAAAGAAAGAAAAAACAAGGATAGAGAATCCTATCTACGCATGTACGAGGACTATGGTTGGGAATTTGTCACATCATGCCAAAGCTTCGTTATTTTTAGGAAGGCAGCTGTAAAGGGAGATCTTGAGATATACGGTGATAGGGAAAGCAAGCTGGTATTTGTTAAAACAATCATCCAAAGACGCTTTCTACTATCCTTAGGACTTTATTTCATTTTGATAGGGATGAATCTGAATGAGCATAATGATGTATTTACGCTTGTTCTTTCCGCTATCTATATCCCTCTCGTGCTGTTGATTGGATACCGTTTTTATCGACTTGTAAAAAACAACTAG